The genomic segment CATGTTCGCCCAGAACCGGGCCGCGCCGGCCGAGGGCCGGCCCCCGCAAACGGCCAAACCGGTCGGAGCCGGCGCCGGGGCCATCAGCAAATGCCCGGTGCTGGGTGCGGCGGCCGGGGGCCAGCAACCGGCGACCGCCGGGGGGCAGAAGCCCGCGACCGGGGCCGCGCCGTACGGCGACAAGGACTGGTGGCCGAACCAGTTGAACCTCGACGTGCTCCACCGGAACGCGCCCCAGAGCGACCCGATGGGTGAGGGCTTCAACTACGCCGAGGAGTTCAAGAAGCTCGACCTGGAGGCCGTGAAGAAGGACATCACGAAGGTCATCACGACGTCGCAGGACTGGTGGCCGGCCGACTACGGCAGCTACGCGGGGCTGTTCATCCGGCTGGCCTGGCACAGCGCGGGGACGTACCGCGTTACCGATGGCCGCGGCGGCGCCGCCTCGGGCATCATCCGCCTCGCGCCCGTCGGCAGTTGGCCCGACAACGCGAACCTGGACAAGGCCCGCCGGCTGCTCTGGCCGGTCAAGCAGAAGTACGGCCGGAAGCTCTCGTGGGCCGACCTGATGGTCCTCGCCGGCAACTGTGCCCTCGAGTCGACGGGGTTCAAGACCTTCGGCTTCGCCGGCGGCCGCGTGGACGCCTGGGAGCCCGACCCGGCCATCTACTGGGGTCCGGAGACCAAGTGGCTGGACGACAAGCGGCACACCGGCGACCGCAAGCTCGAGCAGCCGCTCGGCGCCACCCAGATGGGCCTGATCTACGTCAACCCGGAAGGCCCCAACGGTAAGCCGGACCCGCTCGCCGCCGCCCGGGACATCCGGACCACGTTCGGCCGCATGGCAATGAACGACGAGGAGACCGTCGCCCTCATCGCCGGCGGGCACACGCTCGGCAAGGCCCACGGGGCGGCCGACCCGGACAAGCACGTCGGCCCCGCCCCGGAAGGGGCCGCCCTCAGCGAGCAGGGCCTCGGCTGGAAGAACAGTTTCGGCAAGGGCAACGCCGGCGACACGATCACCAGCGGCCTGGAAGGCGCGTGGACGTCCACGCCGACGAAGTGGTCCCACGCGTACTTCGGTAACCTCTTCCGCTACGAGTGGAAAGTGGCGAAGGGGCCGGGCGGCGCGTGGCAGTGGGCGCCCACGGACGACAACGCCAAGGGGCTCGTGCCGGACGCCCACGACCCGAAGAAGTCGCACGCCCCGATGATGTTCACGACCGACATCGCCCTCAAGGTGGACCCCGCCTACGCGAAGATCTCGAAGCGGTTCCACGAGAACCCGAAGGAGTTCGACGCGGCCTTCGCCAGGGCGTGGTACAAGCTGACGCACCGCGACATGGGGCCGGTCTCGCGGTTCCTCGGGCCGGACGTCGCCCCGCCCCAACTGTGGCAGGACCCCGTCCCGAAGGTCGATCACCCGCTGATCGACAAGCAGGACGCCGCGGCGCTCAAGAGCAAGATCCTCGAGTCGGGGCTGTCCACGTCCCAACTGGTCGCGACCGCCTGGGCGTCCGCGTCCACGTACCGCGGCACCGACAAGCGCGGCGGGGCCAACGGGGCGCGCATTCGGCTGGCCCCGCAGAAGGACTGGAAGGTGAACCAGCCGGACGAACTCGCCAAGGTGTTGCAGATCCTCGAGAAGGTCCAGACCGATTTCAACAAGGCGCAGACCGGCGGGAAGAAGGTCTCGCTCGCGGACGTGATCGTGCTCGGCGGCTGCGCGGCGGTCGAGCAGGCGGCGAAGAGGGCCGGGCAGGACGTGACGGTCCCCTTCATTCCGGGCCGGACGGACGCGGCGCAGGAACAAACGGACGTCGAGTCCTTCGCCGTCCTCGAGCCGACGTCGGACGCGTTCCGCAACTACTTCAGCCGGGACCTGACGCGGCCGGTGGAAGCGCAACTCGTGGACCGCGCGGCCCTGCTCACGCTCACGGCCCCGGAGATGACCGTGCTCGTCGGCGGGCTGCGGGTTCTGAACGCCAACACCGGGAGCTCTCAGCTCGGCGTCTTCACCAAGCGGCCCGAGGCGCTGACCAACGACTTCTTCGTGAACCTGCTCGACATGAACACCGAGTGGAAGAAGTCCGCGGTGTGCGAGCACTTCTTCGACGGCCGGGACCCCAAGACGGGTAAGGTGAAGTGGACCGCCAGTTCCGCCGATCTCGTGTTCGGTTCGAACTCGCAGCTCCGAGCGATCGCAGAAGTGTACGCCTGCGAGGACGCGCAGGACAAGTTCGTGCGCGACTTCGTGGCCGCGTGGAACAAGGTGATGAACCTCGACCGCTTCGACCTCGATCCGGCTCTGCGGAGCGGCGCCCGGTCGGCGGCGCCCCGGCAGCGCTGAGGAGCGGTGTCGGAAAAAAGCGGCTGTGGATCGCTCCCACCGTAGTCATCACGCTCCGCGTGATGTCCGCCGAGGCCGGACGTGTGTCGCTCCCCTCATACACGACCCCGGTGCGAGTGTCTGTTTTCGTGGCACAGGCTTTCGAGCCTGTGTGCCTTGAAGCACAGGCTCGAAAGCCTGTGCCACGAACCGAAAATCGGACAGACACACCGGGTGCATGTATTAGAACCGCATGGGACCGTGGTCATCACGCGGAGCGTGATGACCACGGTCCCGAGCCGGCTCCGCTTCTGTAGTCATCACGCTGTCCACTGCGATCGGAGGTGTGTCGCCCCCGTCCGGACCGCGTCCGGTTGGGGTCATCACGCGGAGCGTGATGACTACGGTTCCGAGCCGTTTCGGGTTTTCAGCCTGATAGGCTGAAAACCCGAAACGGCTCAACTCACACCGTGCGCAGTATCAATCTCGGGACGCGCTACCCCGGTAAGAGCCGCAGCGTGTCCACCGCGGCCCGGATGACATCCGCCTGGTCCCACGGCAGCGTGAACGATTCGCCCTGCTGCCACAGCGGCAGTTGGTCCGCGTGGTGCGGCGACAGCGGGTTGCCCGACTGCCCGCCGCACATCACGAACGTGCTCCGCGCCAGGTCGGCGAGGTCGAAGACGGTGCGCAGGTTCGCCATGTTGTGCGTGAAGTCGGTCGGGTTCGTCGGCCGCGCGCCCGCCTGACTGACGGTGTTCGCGTCCCCGCCGCACGGCACCGGTCCGCGATTGAACGCCGGGCCGAGCCACCGGTGCTTCCCGAACAGTGGGTGCTCCAGACGCAATTGGCGCAAGTGCCCCCACGCCCAGTACGCCGGCCCCGGACCGGCCACTTTCCGCAGCGTCCGCACCGCCACCGCGAGCGCCGATTCCATTTCCCGGGGCCACGACGCGAACCACCCGCTCGACTGCGCGCGCAACAGGCCGATGAGGTGCGACACGCGGCGGTCGGCGAACAGGTTGGTGGCGGCGACGCCCAGGCCGCCTTCACCGAGCGCCGCCGGCCACGCGGTCGGTGCCTTCACCCGGGCCACCCGCACGCACATCTCCGCGACAAACACCTCGAACACCGCCGCGGCCGTCGATTCGGAGTCCACGCGGCCGTCCCAGGCCGCCAGCAGGGCGCGTGCGTCGCGCGCGTCGGGATCGGTCGGCGCGAGCGCGAGGACGCGGTCGCGCATCTCGCGCCACGGGATCGATTGCACGTCTAATTGGAGCGCGGCGAGGTCGGCGGGCGCCCAGTCGGCGTCGCGCGCGGCGAGGCACTCGCGGATGCGCCGGACGCGGTACTCGTCGATGAAGTCGCGACCCAAGTGGGCGGTGGGCGGTGGGGAGTGGGCAGAGTCTGAAGACGGGGAGAACGGATCACCCGGTCGCCGCTCTCTCGTTGCGGTCGACGGATTGTTTTCTGCCCACTGTTCACTGTCCACTGCCCACTGATACGGAGCGTTATTCGCCGTCGCCAGATAGCCGCACGCCGGGTTCACCGCGAACGGCATCGCCTCGAACGGCACGGTGCCGGTCCACCCGCTGTCCGGGATGTCGGCCGGGCGCGGGAGCAGGCCGTGACCGCCGCGGCGCGTCGGCACCTCGCCCACGAGCTGCCAGCCGATCGTACCGCCGGCGTCGGCGTAGAGCACGTTCAGCGGAAGGGCGGGCCACGCCGCGAAGTGGTTCCGGAACTCATCGAACGAGCGCGCCGTCGGGGTCTTCAAGAAGCCGATAACCGGGCGCGGGTCGAGCCAGATCGCGGACAGCGAGAGGGCCAGCGACACGTCCGGGATGACGGGTGTCAGGATCGGCCCGCGTGGCGTGACGAGGACGTCCTCGATCACGTCCGGCTGCCCCTTCACCGAGATGACCTCCCGCACCACCTGGCACGGGGCGAACGTGCCGTCCGGCTGGCGCACCGAGTGCCCGTCCGGGCCGAGCGTTTCCACGAAGAAATCGCTGTTGTCGGTCAGCCCGGCGGTGACGCCCCACGCGGCGAACCCGTTGTGTCCGATGGGGAAGCCCGGCGCCCCGGCCAGCCCCGCGCCGGCGACTTCCCATTGTGGCGTGCGGACGTGGGCGAGATACCAGGGCGGCGGGCACGTCGGCGCGAGGTGCGGGTCGCTCGCCAGGAGCGGCTTGCCGGACGCGGTGCGCGTCCCGGCCACCGCCCAGTTGTTCGACCCGCCCCCACGCGGCAGGTGCGCTTGAAGGGCGGCGAGGTCGGCGGTCAGTTGGTCGAGCGCGGTCGCGAGACCGACCGAAGAACCTTCCCCCCGGCCCCCTCCCGAAAGGGAGGGGGAGCCAGCGAACGCCCCCTCGCTCCCCACCGGGTCCAGCGCGATCATCGCGTCCGCGCCGTCGGCCAGCACGATCCGCAAGCGTGCGAGTTCCACGTCCCAATTCGACGGCAGCAGGAACGACTGGAGCTTGAGCACGCCGAGCACATCGGCCGCGTCCCACGCCGCCGGCGTGCCGCCGACGATGGCGAACTCGTGCGACTTCTGGGTCAGCCCGACCGCGGCGCCCGCGGTCACCCCGCGTGCGAACGCCTCGAACGCGACTCGCGCATCTGGCGAAAGAACTTCGAGCTGCGCCTCGGCGGCGCGGCGGAAGCCGATGCGCCGGCTGGCCCGGTCCGCGACCAGCGCCACCGGGCCGACCCACTCCGCGAGCCGCCCGCGGGTGAGCCGCCACAGCACCTCGAGTTGCCCGGCGCGGTCCTGCCCCTGGCAGAACCCGACCGCGAAGTGCGCGTCCGCGTCGCTTCCGGCGTCGATGTGCGGCACGCCCCATTTGTCGCGGCGGACCGTGATCGGAGCGACCGGCCCGCGAAGGCGCAGTTCGCCGGACGCGACCGGCAACCGGCGTCCGAGCACGAGGCGGAGTAGCAAGCGGGAAAGGCTCATCGAGACAGGATATGGCGAGCGGGGGGCGTAAGCCCCCCGAGTGGTCGGGCGAACCCCGGGCAAGGCTCGGTCACTTGTTCTCGAACACCGGCGCCACGGCCTTCAGCACGCGGTCGATGCCCTTGTCGTCGAGTTCGCCGGTGCGGAAGGCGAAGTTGGCGACCACCTTCTGCTTGGCGAAGAGGATGACCGTCACGTCGGCGTCCTTGTGGAGCTTGTACGACGGGGGGCCGTCGGCGTCCTCGAACGCACCGACCGGCGCGCCCTTCAGCCCTTGCTTCTGTGCCCACTTGGCGAGCGCGTCGAGGTCGGCTTTTTCCGCGAGCAGCGTCATCCACACCTTGCACCCGCTGTCCTTGTTGGCGAGCGCCAGGGCGTCGAGTTTCACCATCAGTTTGCCGACCGGATCGGACGTGTCCCGCGCGAACACGACCGCGGCCGGTTTGTTCGCTTCGTGCTGCTCGCAGACGTAGCACGTTTGTTGGCCGCGCTGCGGACCGGTCGCGACGAGGAAGCTGTACGGCCCCGGCCGCTTGCCGATCGGAACACCGGATTCCAGCGGCTCCGCCGCCGGGAGTGCGAGTGTCAGGGCCAGTGTGAGCGAAAGGCAAAGGAGAATGCGGTTCATGGTGATGGAGTTTGTGTTGGGATTCGGTCGAGGCGGCGGGCCGCGAAGAACCTAACCCCCCAGCCCCCTTCCCTAAGAGGGAAGGGGGAGCCGGAGAGGCGTCTTCGGCTTTGGGCATGTGCGGAGAAATAATGAACCGCCTGCTGTTCTTGTGGTGCAGGCGTCCCGCGTGCTTTCGACAAAGGCAGCAGGCGGGACGCCTGCACCACAAGAACAGCAGGCGGGTCGATCACCTTCCCGCTACTGCCTTAAGCCCCTCTCCCCTTGGGGGAGGGGTTGGGGAGGGGTCTTCGCCTTTCTCCCCTCCTCCCTTCAGGGAGGGGGCTGGGGGGTAAGTCTTTCTCACTCCCCCCTTGCGACGGTCTTGGTGATCTTGCCGGCCCGCTTCGCGAGGTCGGCCTGGAGGCCGGCAAAGTCGCGCGGGTCGGCCCGCGCCCAGACGCGGTGCGCCAACTTCAGGTAGCGCTCGGCTTCCTCAATGCGGCCGACTCGTTCGCACAGCGCCCACATGCCCAGCGCGCCGCGGACGCTCCCGGCGTCGTGGGCGAGCGCCTCCTGGAACGCTTCTTCTGCCTCGGTCGCGTGACCGGCTTCGAGGGCACCGATGCCCCACGATTCCATGTACACCGCGCCGTTGCCCCACGCGTGGTGGCCGAAGTCGTTCTTGGTCGCGTCCACGAGCTTCTTGAGGAGCTTCAGGCCCGCGTCGCCGTCGCCGATCTGGCACAGGTGGCGGCCCTGCACTTCCCACAACCGCCGCTCCAGTGACTTGTCGGACTTGCGGCTCTGTGCCAGGTGGCGCAGCGTATCGATCTCGCGTCCGGCCTGGTCGGTGTCGCCCTTTTCGAGCGCGACGAGCGCCGCGTAGAACGCCCCGGCGGCCTTGTCCGACTTGCGGAACTGGTCGATCAGCCTCTGGGCCTCGCTCCAGTCGCGCTGGGCGATCGCCATCCGCAACCACTCCG from the Frigoriglobus tundricola genome contains:
- a CDS encoding penicillin acylase family protein, whose protein sequence is MLLRLVLGRRLPVASGELRLRGPVAPITVRRDKWGVPHIDAGSDADAHFAVGFCQGQDRAGQLEVLWRLTRGRLAEWVGPVALVADRASRRIGFRRAAEAQLEVLSPDARVAFEAFARGVTAGAAVGLTQKSHEFAIVGGTPAAWDAADVLGVLKLQSFLLPSNWDVELARLRIVLADGADAMIALDPVGSEGAFAGSPSLSGGGRGEGSSVGLATALDQLTADLAALQAHLPRGGGSNNWAVAGTRTASGKPLLASDPHLAPTCPPPWYLAHVRTPQWEVAGAGLAGAPGFPIGHNGFAAWGVTAGLTDNSDFFVETLGPDGHSVRQPDGTFAPCQVVREVISVKGQPDVIEDVLVTPRGPILTPVIPDVSLALSLSAIWLDPRPVIGFLKTPTARSFDEFRNHFAAWPALPLNVLYADAGGTIGWQLVGEVPTRRGGHGLLPRPADIPDSGWTGTVPFEAMPFAVNPACGYLATANNAPYQWAVDSEQWAENNPSTATRERRPGDPFSPSSDSAHSPPPTAHLGRDFIDEYRVRRIRECLAARDADWAPADLAALQLDVQSIPWREMRDRVLALAPTDPDARDARALLAAWDGRVDSESTAAAVFEVFVAEMCVRVARVKAPTAWPAALGEGGLGVAATNLFADRRVSHLIGLLRAQSSGWFASWPREMESALAVAVRTLRKVAGPGPAYWAWGHLRQLRLEHPLFGKHRWLGPAFNRGPVPCGGDANTVSQAGARPTNPTDFTHNMANLRTVFDLADLARSTFVMCGGQSGNPLSPHHADQLPLWQQGESFTLPWDQADVIRAAVDTLRLLPG
- the katG gene encoding catalase/peroxidase HPI; this encodes MTRATYVTGVAVGCAVLSLAAPMFAQNRAAPAEGRPPQTAKPVGAGAGAISKCPVLGAAAGGQQPATAGGQKPATGAAPYGDKDWWPNQLNLDVLHRNAPQSDPMGEGFNYAEEFKKLDLEAVKKDITKVITTSQDWWPADYGSYAGLFIRLAWHSAGTYRVTDGRGGAASGIIRLAPVGSWPDNANLDKARRLLWPVKQKYGRKLSWADLMVLAGNCALESTGFKTFGFAGGRVDAWEPDPAIYWGPETKWLDDKRHTGDRKLEQPLGATQMGLIYVNPEGPNGKPDPLAAARDIRTTFGRMAMNDEETVALIAGGHTLGKAHGAADPDKHVGPAPEGAALSEQGLGWKNSFGKGNAGDTITSGLEGAWTSTPTKWSHAYFGNLFRYEWKVAKGPGGAWQWAPTDDNAKGLVPDAHDPKKSHAPMMFTTDIALKVDPAYAKISKRFHENPKEFDAAFARAWYKLTHRDMGPVSRFLGPDVAPPQLWQDPVPKVDHPLIDKQDAAALKSKILESGLSTSQLVATAWASASTYRGTDKRGGANGARIRLAPQKDWKVNQPDELAKVLQILEKVQTDFNKAQTGGKKVSLADVIVLGGCAAVEQAAKRAGQDVTVPFIPGRTDAAQEQTDVESFAVLEPTSDAFRNYFSRDLTRPVEAQLVDRAALLTLTAPEMTVLVGGLRVLNANTGSSQLGVFTKRPEALTNDFFVNLLDMNTEWKKSAVCEHFFDGRDPKTGKVKWTASSADLVFGSNSQLRAIAEVYACEDAQDKFVRDFVAAWNKVMNLDRFDLDPALRSGARSAAPRQR